A region of the Pricia mediterranea genome:
TAGGGTACCTACCGCCGATGTCTCCGTGGTGGACTTGACCGTGCGTTTAGAAAAGGATACCTCTTATGAAGAGATCAAAAAAGCCTTTAAATCTGCCTCGGAAGGGGAGTTAAAAGGTATTGTTGGTTACACCGAGGATGCCGTGGTATCACAGGATTTCGTGGGGGACACCCATATCTCCATATTTGATGCCAGCGCCGGAATGGAATTGAACCCTCGATTTTTCAAGGTCGTATCTTGGTACGATAACGAGGCCGGATTCTCAAGTAAGTTGCTCGATTTGGCGCAGTATGTAGGAAGTTTATAATTTTAAGCTGTTTTTTAAAGGAAATCCTGAAAGTAGGTGATTTTTTGCCTATTTTCAGGATTCTTTTATGCCACCAACCTTATAACTTAAGCATATGATTTTAATAGTAGATAGCGGAGCCACAAAGTCCGATTGGATTGCCTTGGACGAAGAGGGAAACCAACTGTTCATCACCCAGACCTTGGGATTGAGTCCCGAAGTCTTGACCCGCAACGTCATCGAAGACCGGTTGGCCAACAATTTTGAACTCTCGAAAAATAAGGACGAGGTAACCCAACTGCATTTTTATGGGGCGGGATGTGGTACCGATCGCATGAAGAATTTTTTGACCGGAATCTTCAAGGATTTCTTCCCCAACGCGCAGGCCGATGTCAAGGAGGATACCTATGCCGCTATTTTTTCCACCGTTAAAGTGGGGCATCAGGGCATTGTCTGTATTTTGGGTACCGGTTCGAACTGCAGCTATTACGACGGGGAAAATCTCCATCAAAAAGTCACCTCTCTCGGCTATATCCCCATGGACGATGGCAGTGGTAATTTCTTCGGAAGAAAACTGATACGCGATTATTACTTCAACAAGATCCCGAAGGACCTGGCCGAAAAGTTCGCCGAGCAGTACGACCTCGAGGCGGATGTCATTAAAGAGAACCTCTACAAACAGCCGAATCCCAATACCTATTTGGCTACCTTCGCCCGCTTTCTGATCGAGAACAAAAACCATCCGTACTCCAAGGGGGTCATCGATAAGGGCTTTCAGCAATTTATCAATAATTACGTCATGCAATTCGACCTCGCGACCAAGGTGCCAGTCAACTTTGTGGGAAGCATCGCCCATTATCTACGCGATGAACTCACCGCTGTGTTGGAGCGCAACGACCTCATCGTAGGGGTCATCCGGCAAAGACCCATTGAGGGGCTTATGGAGTTTCATCGGGAAACGCTCTAACGATTAAAGTCGACCGACTACTAACCCTCTACCGCAACTGCCAGTTTTTTAACGTCTACTCCGGTTTCGCGAAGGCTGACTTCTGTTCTCCCATTTAAGATCGCTGAGCAAAGAACTCTTTATCCCGATAAAAAAGTACCAGCGGGAATAGGTGCCAAAGGGCGTCCAGTTGAAGTTCATCCGGAAACTTTTCAGGTCGCGCTCGAAGCGAAGTTGGGTAAGGGTGAAGCCCTTGTTCTTAAAGTCGTAGCCCGATGATCCCCCGACCTTCCAGCGGGGCGAAAGCTCGATATCCCCCGAAAACATGAGGGAATGGCTGCTGAACTCGTTCTGCCGTGCGGAATTGAAATAGCTGGCGGAGTAGGCCAGTCGAAAATTCCAGGGAATCTTGGTGGCATAGGGCGGATTTTCGATATCCTCGCCGTCCTTGCCGTAGTCGTCATCGATCATCCGGTTATTGTAATTATCGGCCCGCCCGAAGAGATCATCGTCACGGCCTTGGCTCTGGGCTACATAGTCATATCCCCCGATGGGCTCATCTTCGAGGGGCTCTTCGTCTTTCTTGCCAAAAGTTTTGCTATCGATGGAGTACCCGATATTGATGTTGGCGGCCGTAAGGCGAAAAAGACTGCCCCCGTTATCCACATTGAAGGTATTGATCCTCCTTCCGTTGTTGTCTATGGCATAGGGGTCCAGGCCGGCGGAAAAGTTGATGGACATTTTATTGTTCAGGATATTGGTGCCACCGTTGATGCGCAAGGGGCTCAATTTCAGGGAATCGGACTCAAAGTTATATCCTGTCGATATGTTAAAATTACTCAGCAACGGTACTTTTTTAGGTTCGGTGGCTGTCGAATCCTTGTCCGTTACCTTCGCCTCCAGGGTATTGGCCAGCGAAAAACTGAGACTGTTCGATTTACCCAGCCCGGGAGCGCCGTTCAACGTTCCTTCGAACCGGCTGTATTCCACCAGTTCGTCGAGATCGGAGTTGAAGTATTCATCGTAAAACTGGTCGAACGAAGGCGCATATCCATAGCTTAGGGACGGCCGCATCACATGTCGGATGGCCTGGATCTTCTTGTCCTCCCCAAAACTAAAGGTCCCGTAAACCGTGGTACCGACACTGGCGCTGAGGTTATAGGTGTTGTACCGATCGAAACCGGAGATGGTATCCCTGACCACCTGCCCCCGGGTCTCATCGGTGGCAGGTACATAGCGTTGGCGAAAGGTCTCCAGCGACCAGACATCCTCATAACTGCCGCCCATACTGACACTGAAAAACTTGGCGACCTTGAAATTCGTACTGATGGGAATGCGGTGCCGCGCCCCGACCTTGGCCTCGTCGAACATGGCCGCCTTGAGAAAATCCGCGTCGTTGGTGGTCAACTGGTTCCGTGCATTGACGTCATACTGAAAGTTGATGTTCTGGATGATCCCCTTTTTGATCCCGTCGCGTTTGGCGAAGGGAAATATCCGCTCCATACTCGCCTGAAAGGTCGGTAAGGTCATCTGGATGTTTTTCTGGTCCGGGTTTTCCCGGGCAGAGGGACTCGTATTCTGGGAATGGGTGGCGGTGAGGCTCATATTTACCGAAGGATAGGCCGGAAAAGTCTTGGAATACGAAATCGAGGACGACAGGTTGTTGTTCTGGGTCAGGGGCAGGTTCACTTGGTTGAGCGAGTTTTGATAGTAACTACTGCTCCCCAAGTTTACGGAAGCGGAGAATCGGGAATTCGGACTCGCTTTTTGGTCCTGCGAGTGCGAAACCTGGATGTTCCAGACCTTGCTGTTGCTATAATCGTCAAACCCCTTTTGGCTGTTCACCAGATTCTCGTACCTGAAATTGACGTTGCCCCGATAGCGGTACCGCTTGGTGTAGACGCTTTGGGTGCGAAATCCGTAACTGCCGTTGGTATAGAAATCCCCGGTGAGGGTCAAATCGGCATATTCCGAAAAAGGCACATAGTAGCCTCCGTTCTGTAAAAAATAGCCCCGGTCGGGGTCGTTACCAAAAGTAGGCATGATCAGGCCCGCCGTACGTCCGACGGTCAAGGGAAAATAGGCAAAGGGGAGGCCGATAGGGGTGGGAACATCGGCGATGTAGAGGTTGCTGAAACCGGCGATCACCTTTTTCTTGGGCACGAACTTCGCCTTCCGCAGGCGGATGTAGTAATCGGGATTTATCGTGTCTTGCGAGGTCGTTATCTTCGCCTCGCTCATAAAATAGACCGAGTCGTTTTCTTTCTTGGTGACCTGGGCGTACACTTTCATCGCATCGCTGCCCAGTTGGCCCAAGCCCGCCTGCTGTTCGGTACGGGAATTGAAGATCAACGCCTTTTCGGTATCGAAGTTAAAGCGGATACTGTCAGGCCGCACCTCGTTGTCACCTTGCTTGAAAAACGGCAGTTGGGTATAATTTCCGAGGGAATCTTTGATCCGTCCCGCATAGACCTCGTTTTTTACGTAGTCCATTATAATAATGCCCGCCTTGAGCTCGGTATCCTGATAATAGATTTCCGCTTCGTTGTAGAGGTATATTTTTTGTTCTTTTTGACTAAGCTTCACGTAATCTTTGGCGTTGTATCGAATTTTGTCCAATAACAAAGGTTCTTTCCCGTTAGTGGTATCGACAGCAACGGTGTCCTGGACCAAAAGGCTATCTTTTTCAACAGGTCGGGGGAGGAGCGGGGCGACAATGGAATCCGGTTCGGCCTTGATGGGCAGGGGTATCAAACCGTCTTCCTGGGCAGCTGCGGACCAGATGCCGGCAACAAGCCAAAGGAGTAATACTAAACGGCGATTATTTGATTGCAAGGCTTTATATCCTATTTTTGTATTCGTTTGGCATGAAGTTTTCGTTGCAATAGCTAGCGGAAACCGTGATTAAGAGGGTCCAAACTTACATATATTTTTTGTTCCCGTTATAGGGAGTTACCACAAATTTAACCAAATGAAAGCATTGAAATATGGGTCGAACGCAGGTTGCCAAAGGATGATTTCGCCTGGGTTCTGTATTGTGCTCGTCTTATTGCTGAGCGTATTTCATACCAAGGCTTACGCCGCCCCGAACGATGATCCGTTCACCGTGGTTTTAGATGCAGGCCATGGAGGTCACGATCCCGGAAATTTGGGCAACGGATACTACGAAAAAAATATCGCGCTCAATATCGTTTTAAAAGCCGGGGCGATTTTGGAGGAACATGCAGAAATCAAGGTCATCTACACCCGAAAAGACGATAGCTTTGTCGATCTGTACGTCAGGGGAGAGATTGCCAACAAGGCCGATGCCGATCTGTTCATCTCCGTACATTGTGATTCGCATACCTCCAACGCCCATGGAGCCGGTACTTTTGTATTGGGACTGCATGCCAATAAGCAGAATTTCGAGATCGCCAAAAAGGAAAACTCGGTGATATATTTGGAGGATGACTATAAGAGCCGCTATGCGGATTACGATATCAACTCCCCCGAATCCGTCATCGGCCTGACCATTATGCAAGAGGAATTCTTAGATCAGAGCATTGCATTGGCCAAAGCGATACAGGATAATTTTTCCAACAAATTGAACCGGGTCGATAGAAAGGTGAAGCAAGCCGGTTTTATCGTGCTGCATCAGACTTTTATGCCCAGCGTGCTGGTAGAGACGGGATTTTTGACCAATAAGAAGGAAGGAGCCTACCTGAATTCCAAAAAGGGCCAATCCCAAATGGGAACGGCCATCGCAGAAGCCGTTATGGTCTATAAAAAGAATGCCATGGCGAATATAGCCGACTTTGGCACTCCCGCGATCACCCAGGCCCCGGATCCCGAAGCAAGGACGGAAAGGGGGACAGCAGAAAGAGGGGCTTCAGAAAACAAGCCGACCTCCAAAGTTTCCTCCGCCCCCGAACAGGTGGCTTCCAACAACAGTGCGGCGGAGAAGGTCTCGGGAGAGAAGGGTTCGGCGAAGCCGAAGGAAAGTCCCATCCATGCGAGCAAGAAGGAGTCCGCGAGGGACGAAGCGGAAATCGTGTATAAGGTACAGCTTATGGCGAGTGCAAAGGATTTTCCGTTGCGTCCAGCCTCCTTCAATGGCCTGAACCGTGTAAGCAAGGAACCTATTAAGAACCTAAATCGGTATCTTTACGGAAACACCAGCTCCCTGAGGGAGGCCAAAATGTTAAAATCCAACGCCGATATCAAGGGGTATACCACTTCCTTTATCGTGGTATATCGTAATGGAGAGCGCTTGTCGTTCAGGGAGAGCAAGAAGTATATTTCGGGACAGTAGGTATTTTTTCACGGGCCGTTTCCGATTTTTATCTCTAATTTTGTAATCAATCAAAATTCATCCGTTTGAAACTATCCAGGGAAATCAAGACAGGGATTATCGTCGTAGGGGGCATCTTATTGTTCGTATTAGGCTTCAGCTATTTGAAATCCTCTCCATTGTTCGAGGACGGGAAAACCTTTTACGCGGTTTATGATGATGTCGGGGGGCTGCAGACCGGCACGCCAGTAACCATTAACGGACTCACGGTGGGGAACGTAAACGGCATCAAGTTCAAGGACGCCAGTGGCAATCTTGTAGTCACATTTTCGGTAAAGAACAAGTTTCAATTTTCCCGTAACAGCCAGGCCGAACTCTATGATACGGGGATTATCGGGGGCAAGGGCATTCAAATAAAACCGGTTTTCGACGGGGCCGCTACCGCCCAATCCGGCGACACCCTACCGACCAATACACAGCCGGGACTTACCGAGTTGCTACAGAACCAACTGACCCCCTTGCAACGCAAGGTAGAAGATGCCTTTACCAATGCCGATACGTTGTTGCAGAACGTAAACGAAGTGTTGGACAACAACGCCAAAAAGGATTTGCGGCAAACGCTGTCGGGTCTGAACCAAACGGTAGCCAGCTTTAAAAGGAGTGCCGATGCCCTCAATCGGATTCTCAACGACAATGAAGAGAAACTGGGCAATTCGCTGACCAACTTTGAAGAACTGACGGCGAATTTTGCGACGCTGTCCGATTCCCTCAACAATGCGGGGCTTAACCGTACCCTGGCCAGTCTGGAATCGTCGGTGGCGAACCTTGACGGGTTAATGGCCCGAATGAACAGTGGCGACGGTACCTTGGGCAAGCTGCTCAGCGATGAAAAGCTTTATACCAATCTCAATAACGCCTCTAGGGAACTTGATCTTTTGCTACAAGATCTGCGCCTCAACCCCAAACGGTACGTAAACGTATCGGTATTCGGAAAAAAGCAAAGGGAATACGAGCTTCCGGAAGACGATCCTGCAAATGTTCCCGATGCAGCGATCGATGAGGAGCAGTAGGCACCTTACTTTTTCGGCATAAAAAATACTACATGGAATATCTTCCCAACATTCTATTCGTCATATTATTGCTGGCCGGCATCGGGTACTTTATCCGAAACGTGGGCCGGTTACGGCGGAATATCAAATTGGGGAAAGACGTGGATGTATCCGACAATCCGACCCAGCGTTGGAAGAACATGGCGAAAATCGCGTTGGGGCAGACCAAAATGGTGGTCCGACCTATCGCCGGGGTACTTCATGTTATTGTGTATTTAGGCTTTATCATTATCAATATCGAGGTGCTGGAAATCATTATCGACGGTATTTTCGATACCCATCGTATTTTTGCTCCCTTAGGGGCGGGCTACGATGTACTGATCGCATCGTTCGAAGTATTGGCTCTTTTGGTCATCGTTGCGGTAAGCCTCTTTTGGGTACGTAGAAATATCATGCGAATACGCCGGTTTGTCAATCCCGAACTAAAAGGCTGGCCCAAGAACGATGCGGACCTGATCTTATACATCGAGTTCGTATTAATGGTATTGTTCCTGACCATGAACGCAGCCGATTACCAATTACAGCAACTCGATGTGGCGCACTATACCCAGGCGGGATCTTTTCCCGTTAGCCAGTTTATCGCCCCGCTCTTTGAAGGGATGTCGGTATCGAACTTGATTCTAGTCGAACGTACGGCCTGGTGGTTACATATCGCGGGTATTCTGTTCTTTTTGAATTACTTGTACTATTCGAAACATCTTCATATACTTTTGGCTTTCCCGAACACGTACTTCGGAAGGCTAAGACCGCAAGGACAATTCAAGAACCTCGACGCGGTCACGCAGGAAGTCCAGTTAATGCTCGATCCCTCGGCAGATCCCTTTGCGGCCCCCGCCGAAGGGGAAGCGGAGACGGAGCCGGAAAAATTCGGGGCTTCCGATGTAACGGACCTGAACTGGGTACAGTTATTGAGTGCCTATACCTGTACGGAGTGCGGCCGCTGTACCGATGAATGTCCCGCCAACCGGACCGGGAAAAAATTGTCCCCCCGAAAGATCATGATGGATACGCGGGACCGGCTAGAAGAAGTGGGAAAGAATATAGAAGCGAACAAGGGGGAATTCGTCGAT
Encoded here:
- a CDS encoding N-acetylmuramoyl-L-alanine amidase family protein; translation: MISPGFCIVLVLLLSVFHTKAYAAPNDDPFTVVLDAGHGGHDPGNLGNGYYEKNIALNIVLKAGAILEEHAEIKVIYTRKDDSFVDLYVRGEIANKADADLFISVHCDSHTSNAHGAGTFVLGLHANKQNFEIAKKENSVIYLEDDYKSRYADYDINSPESVIGLTIMQEEFLDQSIALAKAIQDNFSNKLNRVDRKVKQAGFIVLHQTFMPSVLVETGFLTNKKEGAYLNSKKGQSQMGTAIAEAVMVYKKNAMANIADFGTPAITQAPDPEARTERGTAERGASENKPTSKVSSAPEQVASNNSAAEKVSGEKGSAKPKESPIHASKKESARDEAEIVYKVQLMASAKDFPLRPASFNGLNRVSKEPIKNLNRYLYGNTSSLREAKMLKSNADIKGYTTSFIVVYRNGERLSFRESKKYISGQ
- a CDS encoding putative LPS assembly protein LptD — encoded protein: MQSNNRRLVLLLWLVAGIWSAAAQEDGLIPLPIKAEPDSIVAPLLPRPVEKDSLLVQDTVAVDTTNGKEPLLLDKIRYNAKDYVKLSQKEQKIYLYNEAEIYYQDTELKAGIIIMDYVKNEVYAGRIKDSLGNYTQLPFFKQGDNEVRPDSIRFNFDTEKALIFNSRTEQQAGLGQLGSDAMKVYAQVTKKENDSVYFMSEAKITTSQDTINPDYYIRLRKAKFVPKKKVIAGFSNLYIADVPTPIGLPFAYFPLTVGRTAGLIMPTFGNDPDRGYFLQNGGYYVPFSEYADLTLTGDFYTNGSYGFRTQSVYTKRYRYRGNVNFRYENLVNSQKGFDDYSNSKVWNIQVSHSQDQKASPNSRFSASVNLGSSSYYQNSLNQVNLPLTQNNNLSSSISYSKTFPAYPSVNMSLTATHSQNTSPSARENPDQKNIQMTLPTFQASMERIFPFAKRDGIKKGIIQNINFQYDVNARNQLTTNDADFLKAAMFDEAKVGARHRIPISTNFKVAKFFSVSMGGSYEDVWSLETFRQRYVPATDETRGQVVRDTISGFDRYNTYNLSASVGTTVYGTFSFGEDKKIQAIRHVMRPSLSYGYAPSFDQFYDEYFNSDLDELVEYSRFEGTLNGAPGLGKSNSLSFSLANTLEAKVTDKDSTATEPKKVPLLSNFNISTGYNFESDSLKLSPLRINGGTNILNNKMSINFSAGLDPYAIDNNGRRINTFNVDNGGSLFRLTAANINIGYSIDSKTFGKKDEEPLEDEPIGGYDYVAQSQGRDDDLFGRADNYNNRMIDDDYGKDGEDIENPPYATKIPWNFRLAYSASYFNSARQNEFSSHSLMFSGDIELSPRWKVGGSSGYDFKNKGFTLTQLRFERDLKSFRMNFNWTPFGTYSRWYFFIGIKSSLLSDLKWENRSQPSRNRSRR
- a CDS encoding N-acetylglucosamine kinase; this encodes MILIVDSGATKSDWIALDEEGNQLFITQTLGLSPEVLTRNVIEDRLANNFELSKNKDEVTQLHFYGAGCGTDRMKNFLTGIFKDFFPNAQADVKEDTYAAIFSTVKVGHQGIVCILGTGSNCSYYDGENLHQKVTSLGYIPMDDGSGNFFGRKLIRDYYFNKIPKDLAEKFAEQYDLEADVIKENLYKQPNPNTYLATFARFLIENKNHPYSKGVIDKGFQQFINNYVMQFDLATKVPVNFVGSIAHYLRDELTAVLERNDLIVGVIRQRPIEGLMEFHRETL
- a CDS encoding (Fe-S)-binding protein — encoded protein: MEYLPNILFVILLLAGIGYFIRNVGRLRRNIKLGKDVDVSDNPTQRWKNMAKIALGQTKMVVRPIAGVLHVIVYLGFIIINIEVLEIIIDGIFDTHRIFAPLGAGYDVLIASFEVLALLVIVAVSLFWVRRNIMRIRRFVNPELKGWPKNDADLILYIEFVLMVLFLTMNAADYQLQQLDVAHYTQAGSFPVSQFIAPLFEGMSVSNLILVERTAWWLHIAGILFFLNYLYYSKHLHILLAFPNTYFGRLRPQGQFKNLDAVTQEVQLMLDPSADPFAAPAEGEAETEPEKFGASDVTDLNWVQLLSAYTCTECGRCTDECPANRTGKKLSPRKIMMDTRDRLEEVGKNIEANKGEFVDDGKQLLNDYITPEELWACTTCSACVQACPVSIDPLSIIMDLRQYLVMEESAAPGDLNNMMGNVENNGAPWPFNQMDRLNWAEEK
- a CDS encoding MlaD family protein codes for the protein MKLSREIKTGIIVVGGILLFVLGFSYLKSSPLFEDGKTFYAVYDDVGGLQTGTPVTINGLTVGNVNGIKFKDASGNLVVTFSVKNKFQFSRNSQAELYDTGIIGGKGIQIKPVFDGAATAQSGDTLPTNTQPGLTELLQNQLTPLQRKVEDAFTNADTLLQNVNEVLDNNAKKDLRQTLSGLNQTVASFKRSADALNRILNDNEEKLGNSLTNFEELTANFATLSDSLNNAGLNRTLASLESSVANLDGLMARMNSGDGTLGKLLSDEKLYTNLNNASRELDLLLQDLRLNPKRYVNVSVFGKKQREYELPEDDPANVPDAAIDEEQ